Proteins from a single region of Thunnus albacares chromosome 14, fThuAlb1.1, whole genome shotgun sequence:
- the ptpn20 gene encoding tyrosine-protein phosphatase non-receptor type 13 — MSSTFVTLAEVLEARGGPLLEEEVWSLLLGTAESLVDVSYKGHNNMCNIISPTSLLLSATGTLAFKNCGLSDDVSTFTAPEMLQGRASSTKPAIERMLVYSLGMTLYWSVDFHLPQNQPVQLSDHLNSLLLSMCEDLAHRRINLNSILEACESQHRASILPSPAKVIRQLVEEVFHESMDQSSLPDSNVPLSGRSQMIRERLHGKRGPFPDFSEGFAEGRRYSTDSDSKSGSLSQRPWRHRPRSSPTPLYHSSLDRLPRGVRHRDSNCSWLGRSPHHDLSPKTSGRSHSPSITFSESSLSLSQRKAKALGPEFIRMADEQQIVLELPGSIVSKKGRSCASLREVTVVLPNGQYVVVRCDIKSKARDVFDMVVAHANLVEHFYFGLAFLDDAEYFFLDHETKISKVAPDSWKKGQIASFLMFLRVKFFVDDISFILHKLTRHQYYLQLRKDILEDRLYCNEETGLFLAALALQAEFGDYMPELYGKNYYQPEHYVSKRMLEKLALPNVKEELPRLHASHAQMLPEEAETEYLKIAQQCPEYGVMFHRVGREKRPVVGELVLGVCAKGIIVYEMKNHLRTVTRRFLWRETDSISTGRRKLIIECGGPSGKKHSFVTESSKIAQYLLNLCSAQHKFHSEMTSRQLNCSMIPDENMSVYRGRNLNMKRMSCSEGMLNHVGLSPGQPDSLSKSCDDLTAKLEARLRQQRELRREMSRELNKEPPETGDLRDLKERQYWSTPEPIPRMMSSVSLQKQDSDTSSSIRVDTPTRTPPEREIICVNLKKDPKLGFGFVIVGEDNTGKLDLGIFIASIVPDGPADKDGRIKPGGRLISLNKISLEGVTFSDAAAILQSSPDEVELIVSQPKQSLRDSRNSLSQSTLGLALERSFGSQTTLSGTEFRPAMEELEEAISLSNMATPKQSKRLHIPVVRIHDPEAVCSRSPTILSLKTGEKFIVELKKSNGSLGISVAGGINTNVRFGGIYIKSLVPGGAAEQDGRIQIGDRLLEVDGSNLRGVSHQQAVECLKRTGEVVNLLLEREPTVILEPRPDSPCPLLAHSSSYTQPPRTEVSVETTLSGRAKDYSFVTDENTHEVVLKKSMSGLGFSFYISQLHSGPDRGSVVRIKRLFPGQPAQESGLLREGDVILSVNKEPIKDLSYQRVLFLLRGAPSEVNLLICRPGPGVLYDADDNTLSPSPFREVRSRSLDIRLGEDYSQLLKFQYDLNILAQKQPPTQEEDLTNTAEKNPEPPAAPVPPESQESLDSEVQVDQTLPSPPRSPPSPTSPTSPPSPVSPASPASPTSPESQPTSGKTEEQQEVETQEENKDGEEAVATTSSLTVLMDVCPKTASNSVYASGVREEADGSVTYCLMGNGLTIMADEEYLTISSTLEPPHGLSSSLATHMPTTNLTGLSSETSNTSSFSSQNPNLNPHIPTTTIPPLTLLSDTPTTCALAHPSQPLTTQPPKAKHHPIQQGLFPSHYKAISKSSLPVVPPPQPPAPPQTPITAQIISSVPPCTSPPPPALPPTVLPPPVQSHTQVREEPEKKEREYNDDDYDEDEDEEEESRRKGLVKEFELTVVLTKSRSGSFGFTITRSKLDNCYYIQEILDNPAKSDGRLRAGDRLVTVNGHDVTSVADDVAMTILRSSPRRLSMTLGRAVTNLVAPPPCDSLPDIVLYKTPSGQLGIKLTGGIGSKWQGIYCLAVVPGSPASEEGSVQPNDKILYISGRCTLGMTLEDAVKACEIAPRKVKLKIIREDQPVNPKAKWNGLFDWKKDRRFFARFEEPVSPEKESPTEDTEPVCRTTGNFRCLSLTQEQDSCIMQVEFMKPEGGGLGFALVGGTNGSMLRVKEICSGGVAEQDGRLRVGDILLEVNGVIVSGLSHSKVVDILRKAEGTVQLTICRDILPLTYSESPTPPNMSAQTEAILAEQPAPVSSPETCSSPDVMLNKPVERPPEATSDTVVNETGVFLNSPPPQPRRLTVVTDEIAIKQESCNSTPSHQACCPSLNVTDMLHGASDRKQIVTKLLDQSCKDIRKTQSDGWSSEEEDVFDATSQEMTSPQTGPPIVSEEELASLALISPAKTSQYSGSRVKALIQILQHQLDQQELVKEFMALEHLKPSDNCLVGKAPENRDKNRYRDILPYDKTRVAIGENQDYINASFIRMQVGAEEFFYISCQGPLPSTVPAFWQMIWENKSDVIAMMTQEVERGRVKCHKYWPEKLAVPLDTGRYQVHLDNQQYLEYFHIKVIRMVETETGETHFVRHLKFTHWPDHGVPQCSEQLVRFIRYLRAVHHKGPVTVHCSAGIGRTGVLICTDIILNLTENDLPINVSNIVKEMRLQRHGMIQTKEQYLFCYKVWLEVLQGILQLHGSQWQPESPHDHKVV; from the exons ATGAGCAGCACATTTGTAACATTAGCTGAAGTATTGGAGGCACGAGGGGGAcctctgctggaggaggaggtctgGTCCCTGCTGCTGGGCACTGCAGAGTCTTTAGTGGATGTCTCCTATAAGG GTCACAATAATATGTGCAATATCATAAGCCCCACCTCCTTGCTGCTGTCAGCCACTGGTACCTTAGCATTTAAGAACTGCGGCCTATCAGATGATGTATCCACCTTCACTGCTCCAGAGATGCTGCAGGGCCGTGCCAGCTCAACCAAACCTGCCATAGAGAGG ATGCTGGTGTATTCACTGGGTATGACTCTCTACTGGTCAGTTGATTTTCACCTACCTCAAAATCAG CCAGTCCAGTTGAGTGACCATCTAAACAGCCTCCTCCTCAGCATGTGTGAGGACCTGGCCCACCGCAGGATAAATCTCAACTCCATCCTGGAAGCCTGCGAATCTCAGCATAGAGCCTCCATCCTGCCGTCCCCTGCCAAAGTCATCAGACAGCTGGTGGAGGAGGTCTTCCATGAATCG atgGACCAAAGCTCTCTGCCAGACAGCAATGTCCCTCTGAGTGGCAGGAGTCAGATGATCAGAGAAAGACTTCATG GAAAGAGAGGGCCATTTCCAGACTTCAGCGAAGGTTTTGCTGAAGGGAGAAGATACTCAACAGACTCTGACTCAAAGTCAG GGAGTTTATCTCAGAGACCTTGGAGACACAGACCGAGGAGCTCTCCCACACCTTTGTACCACTCTTCTTTGGACAG aCTCCCTCGCGGGGTTCGTCACAGGGACAGCAACTGCAGTTGGCTTGGTAGGAGCCCCCACCACGACCTCTCTCCCAAGACATCGGGCAGGTCTCACAGTCCTTCCATCACCTTCAGCGAGTCCTCCCTCAGCCTGAGCCAGAGGAAAGCTAAG GCGTTGGGTCCTGAGTTCATCAGAATGGCAGACGAACAACAAATTGTTCTTGAGCTTCCAGGATCTATCGTG TCTAAAAAGGGCCGTTCGTGTGCATCACTTCGAGAAGTGACTGTAGTGCTGCCTAATGGACAGTACGTGGTGGTCCGATGTGACATCAAGTCCAAAGCAAGAGATGTGTTTGACATGGTGGTGGCTCATGCAAACTTGGTGGAGCACTTCTACTTTGGTCTTGCCTTCCTAGATG ATGCTGAATATTTCTTTTTGGACCATGAAACAAAAATCTCCAAAGTTGCTCCTGACAGTTGGAAAAAAGGGCAGATAGCTTCCTTTTTGATGTTTCTTCGAGTCAAATTTTTTGTTGATGATATCTCCTTCATTTT GCACAAACTGACACGTCACCAGTACTACTTACAGCTGCGGAAGGATATCTTGGAGGACAGGCTTTACTGTAATGAAGAGACAGGCTTGTTTCTTGCTGCTCTTGCTCTGCAGGCTGAGTTTGGAGATTACATGCCAGAG TTGTATGGTAAGAATTATTACCAGCCAGAACATTATGTGTCAAAGAGGATGCTAGAGAAGTTGGCTCTGCCCAATGTGAAGGAAGAGTTGCCAAGACTACATGCAAGTCATGCCCAGATGCTGCCTGAAGAGGCAGAAACAGAGTACCTGAAG ATTGCCCAGCAGTGCCCAGAATATGGGGTTATGTTCCACCGTGTGGGAAGAGAGAAAAGGCCGGTGGTGGGAGAGTTGGTTTTGGGAGTCTGTGCCAAAGGAATCATAGTGTACGAGATGAAGAACCACCTCCGGACTGTCACCAGACGCTTCCTCTGGAGGGAGACTGACTCTATATCCACTGgg CGACGTAAACTGATTATAGAGTGTGGTGGGCCCAGCGGGAAAAAGCACAGTTTTGTAACAGAGAGCTCAAAAATAGCACAGTACCTCCTGAACCTTTGCTCGGCACAGCACAAGTTCCACAGCGAGATGACGTCACGACAACTGAACTGCAGCATGATACCAG ATGAAAACATGTCTGTCTACCGGGGCCGTAACTTGAACATGAAGCGGATGTCATGCTCGGAGGGCATGTTGAACCATGTAGGTTTATCACCTGGTCAGCCAGACTCCCTCTCCAAGTCCTGTGATGACCTGACTGCCAAGCTGGAGGCACGGCTCCGCCAGCAGAGGGAGTTGAGGAGGGAGATGAGCAGAGAGCTGAACAAGGAGCCCCCCGAAACAGGAGACCTCAGGGATTTGAAAGAGCGGCAGTACTGGAG CACGCCGGAGCCGATTCCCAGAATGATGTCCAGCGTCTCACTACAGAAGCAAGATTCTGATACCTCTTCCTCCATACGAG TTGACACCCCAACCAGGACCccaccagagagagagataatctGTGTGAACCTGAAAAAAGATCCTAAACTCGGCTTTG GCTTTGTCATAGTGGGCGAGGACAATACAGGTAAACTTGACCTTGGGATCTTCATTGCTTCCATTGTGCCTGATGGGCCAGCAGACAAAGATGGACGAATCAAACCCG gTGGACGTCTCATCTCCCTTAACAAGATTAGTTTGGAAGGGGTAAcattcagtgatgctgctgCCATCTTACAGAGCAGCCCCGACGAAGTGGAGCTTATTGTGTCCCAGCCTAAAC AATCTCTAAGGGACAGTAGGAATTCCCTGAGTCAAAGCACTCTCGGTTTGGCTTTGGAGAGGAGCTTTGGCTCGCAGACAACCCTGAGTGGCACAGAGTTCCGCCCCGCCATGGAGGAACTGGAGGAGGCCAtcagtctgtccaacatggCAACCCCCAAGCAGAGCAAGAGGCTGCACATTCCTGTTGTGCGAATACACGACCCAGAG GCTGTTTGTTCCCGGTCCCCCACTATCTTAAGTCTGAAAACTGGGGAGAAGTTTATAGTGGAGCTGAAGAAAAGCAATGGTAGCCTTGGCATCAGTGTTGCT GGAGGAATAAACACCAATGTGAGATTTGGAGGCATCTACATCAAGAGTCTGGTGCCTGGAGGTGCTGCAGAGCAGGACGGCCGCATTCAGATTG GTGACAGACTGCTGGAGGTTGATGGGTCCAACCTGAGGGGCGTGAGTCACCAACAAGCTGTCGAGTGCCTGAAGAGGACTGGggag GTGGTGAACCTGCTGTTAGAAAGGGAACCCACAGTAATCTTGGAGCCCAGACCCGACTCACCCTGCCCCCTCTTGGCCCACAGTTCATCATACACACAGCCCCCCAGGACTGAAGTCTCCGTGGAAACGACCTTGAGTGGTCGAGCCAAGGACTATAGCTTTGTGACTGATG aaaacacacatgaagtGGTACTAAAGAAGAGTATGTCTGGGCTCGGCTTCAGTTTTTACATCTCCCAGCTGCACTCAGGGCCAGACCGAGGCAGCGTGGTTCGCATCAAGCGTCTGTTCCCGGGCCAGCCGGCACAAGAGAGCGGTCTGCTGCGAGAGGGAGACGTCATTCTGTCTGTCAACAAAGAGCCTATTAAGGACCTCTCTTACCAG AGGGTTTTGTTCCTGCTACGTGGAGCTCCATCTGAAGTTAATCTGTTGATCTGCCGACCAGGACCTGGAGTACTGTATGATGCAGATGACAACACACTG AGCCCTTCACCCTTCCGTGAGGTCCGCTCCCGATCTCTGGACATCCGACTAGGAGAGGACTACAGCCAGCTCCTTAAGTTTCAATATGACCTCAACATACTTGCCCAGAAGCAGCCCCCTACCCAGGAGGAAGACCTGACcaacacagcagagaaaaaccCAGAACCTCCTGCAGCTCCTGTGCCCCCGGAGAGCCAGGAGAGTCTGGACAGTGAAGTGCAGGTTGACCAGACTCTGCCATCTCCTCCTCGGTCACCTCCCTCGCCTACCTCGCCTACCTCACCTCCGTCACCAGTCTCACCTGCCTCACCTGCATCGCCAACATCACCTGAGTCACAACCAACTTCTGGGAAAACAGAGGAACAACAGGAAGTAGAAACACAGGAGGAGAACAAGGATGGTGAGGAGGCAGTCGCAACAACATCAAGTTTAACCGTGTTAATGGACGTCTGCCCTAAGACGGCTTCAAACTCTGTATATGCCAG TGGAGTCAGAGAGGAGGCAGATGGAAGTGTGACCTACTGCCTCATGGGAAATGGACTGACTATAATGGCAGATGAAGAGTACCTAACGATCAGCTCCACCTTGGAGCCTCCTCACGGCCTTTCTTCCAGTCTGGCCACTCACATGCCAACAACCAACCTCACAGGCCTCAGCTCTGAAACCTCCAACACATCTAGTTTCAGCTCTCAGAATCCAAACCTTAACCCTCACATCCCCACTACTACCATCCCGCCCCTCACCCTCTTGTCTGACACCCCGACCACTTGCGCCCTGGCACACCCGTCTCAGCCGCTCACAACCCAGCCACCCAAAGCCAAGCACCACCCAATCCAGCAGGGGCTGTTTCCAAGTCATTACAAAGCCATCTCCAAGAGCAGCCTGCCTGTTGtgcctcctcctcagcctcctgCTCCGCCACAGACCCCCATCACAGCCCAGATCATCTCCTCTGTGCCTCCCTGCACCAGTCCGCCTCCCCCGGCCCTACCGCCCACAGTACTGCCCCCACCTGTGCAGAGccacacacaggtgagagaAGAAcctgagaagaaagaaagggaatacaatgatgatgattatgacgaggatgaagatgaagaggaggagagtcGAAGAAAG GGATTAGTTAAAGAGTTTGAGCTCACAGTAGTTCTGACCAAGTCCAGGAGTGGGAGCTTTGGGTTCACCATCACTCGAAGCAAACTGGACAACTGCTACTACATACAGGAAATATTGGACAACCCAGCCAAGTCAGATGGACGACTCAGAGCAGGAGACAGGCTCGTCAcg GTAAATGGGCATGATGTTACCAGTGTGGCAGATGATGTTGCCATGACGATTCTCAGGTCATCCCCGAGAAGACTGAGTATGACCCTGGGGAGGGCGGTTACCAACCTGGTGGCGCCACCGCCCTGCGATAGCCTGCCTGATATTGTTCTCTACAAGACACCGTCAGGACAGCTTG GTATAAAGCTGACAGGCGGCATTGGCAGCAAATGGCAGGGCATCTACTGTCTGGCGGTGGTGCCAGGCTCTCCAGCCAGCGAAGAGGGCAGTGTCCAGCCCAATGACAAGATCCTCTATATCAGTGGCAGGTGCACCCTGGGAATGACCCTAGAGGATGCGGTCAAAGCCTGTGAGATCGCCCCTCGTAAAGTGAAACTTAAAATCATAAG AGAAGATCAGCCAGTGAATCCCAAGGCTAAGTGGAACG GTCTGTTTGACTGGAAGAAGGACAGGAGGTTCTTTGCTCGTTTTGAAGAGCCTGTCTCTCCGGAGAAAGAGTCTCCTACTGAAGATA CTGAACCTGTGTGTAGGACTACTGGAAACTTCagatgtctctctctcactcaggaGCAAGAT AGTTGCATCATGCAAGTGGAGTTTATGAAACCAGAAGGAGGGGGTCTTGGCTTCGCTTTGGTTGGGGGAACCAATGGCAGCATGCTTAGAGTGAAGGAAATCTGCTCTGGTGGAGTAGCTGAGCAGGACGGCCGGCTTAGAGTCGGAGATATTCTGTTAGAG GTGAACGGTGTGATTGTGTCCGGGCTGAGCCACAGTAAGGTGGTGGATATTCTGCGTAAAGCTGAGGGCACCGTACAGCTCACCATCTGCAGAGACATTCTGCCCCTGACCTACTCCGAATCACCTACACCGCCCAACATGTCTGCTCAGACTGAAGCTATTCTAGCTGAGCAGCCAGCTCCTGTTTCCAGCCCTGAAACCTGTTCCTCACCTGATGTCATGCTGAATAAGCCAGTTGAGCGCCCCCCTG AGGCGACTTCAGACACTGTGGTTAATGAAACAGGTGTGTTCCTTAACTCACCGCCTCCTCAACCACGCCGACTGACTGTAGTAACAGATGAGATTGCAATTAAGCAG GAGAGCTGTAACAGCACCCCTTCTCATCAAGCTTGCTGCCCATCCCTCAATGTCACTGACATGTTGCATGGAGCTTCTGACAG GAAACAAATTGTGACCAAACTTTTGGACCAGTCCTGCAAAGACATCCGGAAAACCCAGTCAGACGGCTGGAGCAGCGAAGAAGAAGATGTATTTGACGCCACCAGTCAGGAAATGACGTCACCCCAAACAG GCCCACCTATAGTATCAGAGGAGGAACTAGCCAGTTTAGCACTCATTAGCCCAGCTAAGACCAGCCAATATTCAGGCTCCAGGGTCAAAGCCCTCATCCAGATTCTGCAGCATCAACTGGACCAGCAGGAACTGGTCAAAGAATTCATG GCTCTGGAGCATTTGAAGCCTTCTGATAACTGTCTGGTGGGAAAAGCTCCTGAGAACAGAGACAAGAACCGCTACAGAGATATCCTACCCT ATGACAAAACCCGTGTTGCCATCGGAGAGAACCAGGACTACATCAACGCCAGCTTCATCCGTATGCAAGTTGGAGCTGAAGAGTTCTTCTACATCTCTTGCCAGGGCCCTCTGCCTTCCACGGTGCCGGCATTCTGGCAGATGATCTGGGAGAACAAATCTGACGTCATTGCCATGATGACCCAGGAAGTAGAACGGGGAAGGGTCAAATGTCACAAGTACTGGCCGGAGAAGTTGGCCGTGCCTCTGGACACCGGCAGGTACCAGGTTCACCTGGATAACCAACAGTACCTGGAGTACTTCCACATAAAGGTCATCCGTATGGTGGAAACAGAG ACCGGTGAGACCCACTTTGTCCGTCACCTGAAGTTCACACACTGGCCTGACCACGGAGTGCCGCAATGCTCAGAGCAGCTGGTTCGCTTCATCCGCTACCTGAGGGCTGTGCACCACAAAGGGCCTGTCACCGTGCACTGCAGCGCCGGCATCGGACGTACAGGAGTTCTCATCTGCACTGACATTATCCTTAACCTCACAGAGAACGATTTACCT ATTAATGTGAGCAACATCGTAAAGGAGATGAGACTTCAGCGGCATGGGATGATTCAAACCAAG GAACAGTACCTCTTCTGCTACAAAGTCTGGTTGGAGGTTTTACAGGGCATTTTACAGCTGCATGGCAGCCAATGGCAACCGGAAAGTCCCCACGACCACAAAGTAGTTTGA